The sequence below is a genomic window from Flagellimonas marinaquae.
ATAAGTTGGAGAAAGATGCTGAGGCTTACGCAATTGGCCAAATTTCGGAGGCTGAGGAAGATTATGTTGCAAAGCGCGAAGCTTTAGAGGCATCGTACTTGGATTCCATCAGTGATAATACTGTTTTGGGGTATACGAGCTACGCGGATGCCAAAACAAAAGAGTTGAACAAAGGATTGGACCTTAAAGGAGGTATCAACGTTACCCTTCAGATTTCCGTTAAGGATATTTTGAAAGGCTTGGCCAACAACACCAAGAACCCTGTGTTCAACAAAGCCTTGGCAGATGCCGACGAAGCATCAAAAAATAGTGACAACACCTATTTGGAACTGTTTTTCGAAGCTTTTGACAATATCAAAGGAGATACCAAACTGGCCTCACCGGACATTTTTGCCAATAAAGGACTGAGCGATGATATTAATTTTCAAATGTCCGATGATGAGGTAAAACCCATCATCAGAAGAAAGATTGATGAATCCATAGTTTCTGCGTTCGAAGTTTTGCGAGAGCGTATCGATGGTTTTGGGGTAACACAGCCCAATATTCAAAGAGAAGGTAACTCGGGAAGAATTTTAGTGGAACTTCCAGGGGCCAAGGATATTGCCCGTGCCCAGGAATTGTTGTCCAGTACGGCACAGTTGGAATTTTGGGAAACCTATCCACAGAGCAACCAAAGTATTGCAACGTTTTTGGTTAATGCCAACGAACGTTTAAAAGAGATTTTGGAGCCGAAAACATCTACCGAGGACGAAATCTCAAAACCGGAATCGGAAATTGATTCCCTGCTATCCGATGTAGCTCAAGACTCGTTGGATATGTCACAGGATGCCAATCCGATTTTGGGTAAATTGATTCCAGCCGATCCAGGGAGTCACGCCATAGCAAGAGCCTTGGTGGCCGATACCGCAGAAATTGGCGGGTATTTAAGAATGCCTGCAATTAAAAGGCTATTGCCGAATGATGTTCAGTTTACCAAATTCCTTTGGGAAAGACCTTCGCAAGATGCGGAAATAGTTGACTTGTATGCTTTGAAATCCAACCGAGAAGGTACACCAAGGATTAGCGGAGATGTTGTTTCCGATGCTCAGGATACCTTTGATCAGTTCAATAAACCGGCCGTTAGCATGACGATGAATACTCGTGGTGCCAAAGAATGGGAAGAATTAACGGGGGATGCCTACAACAACCAAACAGGTATTGCCATTGTATTGGATAACAAAGTGTACACTGCACCTGGGGTTTCTTCGGGGCCAATTTCTGGTGGGCGTTCGGAGATTACGGGAACATTTACTGTAAACGAGACCAAAGATATTGCCAACGTTTTGCGTGCGGGTAAACTTCCTGCTTCTGCGGATATTATCCAGTCAGAAGTGGTAGGCCCATCTTTGGGTCAAGAAGCTATCGATAGTGGATTTATGTCCTTTATGATCGCCATGGCGTTCGTATTGCTTTGGATGATATTCTACTACGGTAGGGCAGGAGTGTTTGCGGATATCGCTTTGGTATTCAATATTTTGTTGATTTTTGGTGTGCTGACCAGCCTTGGCGCTGTATTGACATTGCCAGGTATTGCGGGTATTGTACTGACTATAGGTATGTCGGTAGATGCCAACGTACTTATTTTTGAAAGGGTTAAAGAAGAGTTGGCGCGAGGAAAAGGAAAGGCACAAGCCATAGCCGATGGTTTTGGAAACGCTTTGTCCTCTATTTTGGATGCCAATATTACTACAGGTCTTACCGCGATCATTCTTTTTGTTTTTGGTTCAGGACCAATTAAAGGTTTTGCCACGACCTTGATGATCGGTATTGTTACTTCCTTGTTCACGGCCATTTTTGTTACTCGATTAATGATCGAGGCCTACACGAGCAAAAAAGGAAGGCGCCTCGATTTCAGTACAGGTATCACAAAGAACCTGTTTACCAATTTGGATATCAACTTCTTGTCCAAACGAAAGATCGCCTATGTGGTATCCGCCATTTTGGTAGCGGTGAGTGTTTTCTCGTTGTTTACCAATGGACTTAACCAAGGGGTTGATTTTATAGGAGGACGTTCTTATCAAATCCGTTTTGAGAAAGCTGTGAACCCTTCAGAGATTGCATCCGAACTTAATACGGTATTCGGTAGTGGTACCAATGTGAAAACTTTTGGTGATGCCAATCAGATAAAAGTGACCACACCATACAAAGTGGATCAAGAAGGAGTGGAGATAGATACGGAGATCCAGGATAAGCTGTACACATCGCTACAAAAATATTTGCCAGACGGAACTTCTTTTGAAGATTTTACCGTTGGTGCTTCCGAAAAATCTATCGGTATCCTTCAATCTGTTAAGGTTGGGCCTACCATCGCGGATGATATCAAGAAAAACGCTTTCTTGGCCATTATCGGTTCCTTGGCGGTAGTATTCCTTTATATTCTTTTCAGGTTTAGAAAATGGCAGTTCTCTTTAGGGGCTGTGGTAG
It includes:
- the secDF gene encoding protein translocase subunit SecDF, with amino-acid sequence MQNKGLIRLFAILFGLVSIYQLSYTFITNKLEKDAEAYAIGQISEAEEDYVAKREALEASYLDSISDNTVLGYTSYADAKTKELNKGLDLKGGINVTLQISVKDILKGLANNTKNPVFNKALADADEASKNSDNTYLELFFEAFDNIKGDTKLASPDIFANKGLSDDINFQMSDDEVKPIIRRKIDESIVSAFEVLRERIDGFGVTQPNIQREGNSGRILVELPGAKDIARAQELLSSTAQLEFWETYPQSNQSIATFLVNANERLKEILEPKTSTEDEISKPESEIDSLLSDVAQDSLDMSQDANPILGKLIPADPGSHAIARALVADTAEIGGYLRMPAIKRLLPNDVQFTKFLWERPSQDAEIVDLYALKSNREGTPRISGDVVSDAQDTFDQFNKPAVSMTMNTRGAKEWEELTGDAYNNQTGIAIVLDNKVYTAPGVSSGPISGGRSEITGTFTVNETKDIANVLRAGKLPASADIIQSEVVGPSLGQEAIDSGFMSFMIAMAFVLLWMIFYYGRAGVFADIALVFNILLIFGVLTSLGAVLTLPGIAGIVLTIGMSVDANVLIFERVKEELARGKGKAQAIADGFGNALSSILDANITTGLTAIILFVFGSGPIKGFATTLMIGIVTSLFTAIFVTRLMIEAYTSKKGRRLDFSTGITKNLFTNLDINFLSKRKIAYVVSAILVAVSVFSLFTNGLNQGVDFIGGRSYQIRFEKAVNPSEIASELNTVFGSGTNVKTFGDANQIKVTTPYKVDQEGVEIDTEIQDKLYTSLQKYLPDGTSFEDFTVGASEKSIGILQSVKVGPTIADDIKKNAFLAIIGSLAVVFLYILFRFRKWQFSLGAVVAVFHDVMIVLGIFSLTGSIMPFNMEIDQAFIAAILTVIGYSLNDTVVVFDRIREVTGLKGWKGGEHINLALNSTLSRTLNTSLTTLIVLLAIFIFGGESLRGFMFAMIIGVIVGTYSSVFIATPVMFDSLKNKVAEATES